A DNA window from Brassica napus cultivar Da-Ae chromosome C1, Da-Ae, whole genome shotgun sequence contains the following coding sequences:
- the BNAC01G35640D gene encoding uncharacterized protein BNAC01G35640D: MSASVFVSGMAVGVPRLSSSSSVHRRLEPMKKKTMSSVKFVTSFRAPSPNSGTKRSFRVMVSGNRSEQQADNGQGTQEDLSYLLKLGAGSVAGAAIIKYGSVLLPEITTPNLTQALFIIFAPVVISVILLFRSSSSKNQN; encoded by the exons atgtCAGCTTCTGTATTCGTTTCAGGTATGGCGGTTGGAGTTCCGAGGCTCTCTAGCTCGAGCTCTGTTCACCGGAGATTGGAaccaatgaagaagaagaccatGAGTAGTGTTAAATTCGTGACTAGCTTCCGAGCTCCCTCGCCAAACTCAGGGACAAAACGGTCATTTCGCGTAATGGTTTCCGGTAACCGATCGGAACAACAAGCAGATAACGGTCAAGGAACTCAG GAGGACTTGAGCTACCTGTTGAAGCTTGGAGCTGGGTCAGTAGCAGGTGCAGCTATAATCAAATACGGCAGCGTATTGCTCCCAGAGATAACAACACCTAACCTCACGCAAGCCCTCTTCATTATATTTGCTCCTGTTGTAATCTCTGTTATACTTTTGTTCCGATCATCTTCTTCCAAGAATCAGAACTAG
- the LOC106377392 gene encoding putative pentatricopeptide repeat-containing protein At3g15930, whose translation MLLRNPINPKASIFKLLFNDYSHFIAIPESCKTTTQFKQLHSQIIIQGLEPNPTIQKKLLLSWSSRLNGDIGYAYKLFVKMPEPDVVVWNNMIKGFSRVGCVKEGVRLYLNMLKKGVTPDGHTFPFLLSGLKPDCGKKLHCHVVKFGLGSNLYVQNGLVQMYSLCGLMDMARGVFDRGRKDDVFSWNLMISGCNRMKLYEESLRLFAEMERKLVIPTCVTLLLVLSACSKVRDKDLCKRVHGYVSGCAREPSLKLVNALVNAYAACGEMNIAVRIFNSMKIRDVISWTCIVKGFVDIGNLDLARMYFDDMQVRDRISWTIMIDGYLRADCFNESLDLFRAMQNAGMIPDEFTMVSVLTACAHLGALEIGEWVKTYIDKNKIKNDVVVGNALIDMYFKCGCCEKAQKVFHEMRQRDKFTWTAMVVGLANNGQGEDAIKVFFQMQDMSIQPDEITYLGVLSACNHSGMIEQAKDFFSKMRSDHRIEPSLAHYGCMVDLLGRAGLVKEAYEMIRNMPVNPNSIVWGALLSASRLHNDESMAELAAKKILELEPDNGAVYALLCNIYAACERWEDLREVRKEMVDVAAKKIPGCSLIDVNGVTYEFVCRDKSHLQSEEIYRKLEELAQESTFARHLPSELLFEAG comes from the coding sequence ATGCTTCTTCGAAATCCAATTAACCCTAAAGCATCGATTTTTAAGCTACTCTTCAATGACTACTCTCATTTCATCGCAATCCCCGAGAGCTGCAAAACAACGACCCAATTCAAGCAACTACACTCCCAAATCATCATTCAAGGTCTAGAACCAAACCCAACAATCCAAAAGAAGCTTCTACTCTCCTGGTCTAGTCGCTTAAATGGCGACATTGGTTATGCCTATAAGTTGTTCGTGAAAATGCCCGAACCAGACGTGGTTGTATGGAACAATATGATCAAGGGTTTTTCCAGAGTGGGTTGTGTCAAGGAAGGAGTTAGATTGTATTTGAATATGTTGAAGAAAGGTGTGACTCCTGATGGACACACGTTTCCCTTTTTGCTCAGCGGTCTTAAGCCGGATTGTGGTAAGAAGCTGCATTGCCATGTTGTGAAGTTTGGTTTAGGTTCTAACCTTTATGTGCAGAATGGTCTTGTGCAAATGTACTCGTTGTGTGGGCTGATGGACATGGCTCGTGGGGTTTTCGACAGGGGAAGGAAAGATGATGTCTTTTCTTGGAACTTGATGATCTCTGGGTGTAATAGGATGAAACTATATGAAGAAAGTTTGAGACTTTTCGCGGAGATGGAGAGGAAACTGGTTATTCCAACTTGTGTTACCTTGCTTCTGGTTCTCTCTGCTTGCTCTAAGGTTAGGGATAAGGATCTATGTAAAAGGGTTCATGGATATGTTAGTGGGTGTGCGAGAGAGCCTAGTTTGAAGCTGGTGAATGCTCTGGTCAATGCATATGCTGCTTGTGGGGAGATGAATATAGCGGTGCGGATTTTCAATAGTATGAAGATTAGGGATGTGATTTCTTGGACATGTATTGTTAAAGGGTTTGTCGACATAGGGAATCTAGATCTTGCAAGGATGTATTTTGATGATATGCAGGTGAGAGATAGAATCTCTTGGACTATTATGATCGATGGTTACCTACGAGCTGATTGCTTTAACGAATCTTTGGATCTTTTCCGTGCGATGCAAAATGCAGGGATGATACCGGATGAGTTCACCATGGTCAGCGTACTCACAGCTTGTGCCCATCTAGGTGCCTTGGAGATAGGTGAATGGGTTAAGACGTACATAGATAAGAACAAGATCAAGAACGATGTTGTTGTAGGGAACGCTTTGATCGATATGTACTTCAAATGTGGGTGTTGTGAGAAAGCGCAGAAGGTTTTCCATGAGATGCGCCAGAGAGACAAGTTCACTTGGACAGCCATGGTTGTCGGTCTTGCCAACAATGGACAGGGTGAAGATGCCATTAAAGTTTTCTTTCAAATGCAAGACATGTCGATACAACCAGATGAGATTACGTACCTCGGCGTGCTCTCTGCTTGTAACCATAGTGGTATGATAGAGCAAGCAAAAGACTTTTTCTCCAAGATGAGAAGCGACCATAGGATTGAACCGAGTTTAGCACATTATGGATGTATGGTTGACCTGCTTGGTAGAGCTGGACTGGTCAAGGAAGCGTATGAGATGATAAGGAACATGCCAGTGAATCCAAACTCGATTGTGTGGGGAGCTCTACTAAGTGCTTCTAGACTTCATAATGATGAATCAATGGCTGAGTTAGCAGCTAAGAAGATTCTCGAGCTGGAACCTGATAACGGGGCTGTTTATGCTTTGTTGTGCAATATATATGCAGCTTGCGAAAGATGGGAGGATTTGCGAGAAGTGAGAAAAGAGATGGTGGACGTAGCAGCCAAGAAGATACCAGGGTGTAGTTTGATTGACGTCAACGGTGTTACTTACGAGTTTGTTTGTAGAGACAAGTCACACCTTCAATCAGAAGAGATTTACAGGAAACTAGAAGAGTTAGCTCAAGAGTCGACGTTTGCAAGGCACTTGCCTAGTGAATTGTTGTTCGAGGCTGGGTAA
- the LOC106366210 gene encoding uncharacterized protein LOC106366210, with translation MLDKSWVHISRVDSAYERAARAFVNGVTDKLGVNGKIVCPCARCRNLYRHTSEEVVSHLVINGMDDAYKVRTDWFHHGDGSSVDVVDVKDRCWNAEILSLYEAANFVDEDLANRGSQLRESVEGEDRKEDEFLAKLAEAETPLYPTCSSHSKLSAVVSLFRIKSQNGWSDKSFDDLLQTLPNMLPEDNVLHTSTYDVKKFLKTFDMGYLKIHACVNDCCLFRKKLKTAESCPTCKASRWKTNMHTGEIKKGVPQKVLRYFPVIPRLKRMFRSEKLAMDLRWHFNNKSTDGKLRHPVDSVTWQSMNDKYPSFAAEERNLRLGLSTDGFNPFSMKNSRYSCWPVLLVNYNMAPDLCMKEENIMLSLLIPGPHQPGNSIDVYLEPLIEDLKQLWSIGEPTYDAVSKTTFTLKAMLLWTISDFPAYGNLAGCKVKGKMGCPICGKHTDSLWLKNSRKFVFMGHRKSLPPLHSFRGKKAWFDGKTEHGTKGRVLTGRNVSYVLRNYKNVFGNRKQSGKKRATRVDIPSDKEDELSGSDEDEDVGDKDEEELSRWKKRSIFFSLPYWEELPVRHNLDVMHVERNVAASLIATLLHCGNSKDGLKARKDLESLGIRKDLHPKAQGKRTLLPPAPWSLSKSEKHIFCKRLYDFKGPDGYCANISSCVSLEECKVLGLKSHDYHVLMQQLLPVAIRGLLPKGPRVAILRLCAFFNLLCQRVIDMEQLQQMESEIVETLCIFERFWPPSFFDIMVHLCVHLGREARLGGPVHFRWMYPFERYMKVLKDYVRNTARPEGCIAESYLADECMKFCSAFLTTTTNVQEKEDRNTEYESKSILEGRPISAARSFQFSEAELKIAHLAVIQNTAMVDPYVDAHLQHLQDSNSRCQRDATYLWRMHTEKFAAWLKQQISIDSPDEEDTLKWLAYGPRSIARSYTGYIVNGLRFHTNVVHRLSQNSGVYYEATAMCRSSAKDTAQVVDVVSYYGRVVDIILLDYNGFYVPIFRCEWAVKGNGVKVEDGFTLVNFNHSHISFAKDPFILASQARQIFYSRDTDESSWYVVMKGPCRRYSDEKPEDGHADVGPLPSDIDMCLEDISDEAENVRDDCEGIYV, from the exons ATGTTGGACAAGTCGTGGGTTCATATAAGTAG AGTTGATTCTGCATACGAGAGAGCTGCCCGAGCTTTTGTCAATGGTGTTACTGATAAGTTAGGAGTTAATGGGAAGATTGTATGTCCATGCGCCCGATGTCGTAATCTGTATCGCCATACAAGTGAGGAGGTTGTCTCTCATTTGGTTATAAATGGAATGGATGATGCTTACAAGGTACGGACGGATTGGTTTCACCATGGAGATGGTAGCTCTGTTGATGTAGTGGATGTTAAAGATAGATGCTGGAATGCTGAGATTCTTAGTTTATATGAAGCTGCAAACTTTGTAGATGAGGATTTAGCCAACCGGGGTTCACAGTTACGTGAGTCAGTTGAGGGTGAGGACAGGAAAGAAGATGAGTTTTTAGCAAAACTTGCAGAGGCTGAAACCCCCTTGTATCCGACGTGTTCTAGTCATAGCAAGCTATCAGCTGTAGTTTCTTTGTTTAGGATTAAGTCTCAGAATGGGTGGTCAGACAAGAGCTTTGATGACTTGCTGCAAACATTGCCAAATATGTTACCTGAAGACAATGTGCTGCACACATCAACTTATGATGTCAAGAAGtttttgaaaacttttgatATGGGATATCTAAAGATTCATGCTTGTGTTAACGACTGCTGCTTATTTAGAAAGAAGCTGAAGACGGCTGAGAGTTGCCCAACATGTAAAGCGTCTAGATGGAAGACCAACATGCATACTGGTGAAATCAAGAAGGGTGTTCCACAGAAGGTTTTGAGATATTTTCCGGTGATACCTCGTCTGAAAAGGATGTTCAGATCGGAGAAACTTGCAATGGATTTACGATGGCATTTCAATAACAAGAGCACAGATGGGAAACTCCGACATCCAGTAGACTCTGTTACTTGGCAGTCAATGAATGACAAGTATCCGTCGTTTGCAGCGGAGGAGAGGAATTTGCGACTTGGGCTTTCAACAGATGGGTTTAATCCCTTTAGTATGAAGAACAGCCGATACAGTTGCTGGCCTGTGTTACTGGTGAATTACAACATGGCTCCTGACCTATGTATGAAGGAGGAGAACATAATGCTCAGTCTGCTGATTCCAGGACCACATCAGCCGGgtaatagtatagatgtttaCTTAGAGCCGTTGATTGAAGATTTAAAACAGTTGTGGTCAATAGGTGAGCCAACGTATGATGCAGTTAGTAAGACTACCTTTACCCTTAAGGCAATGCTACTTTGGACTATTAGTGATTTCCCGGCTTACGGGAATCTTGCTGGTTGTAAAGTGAAGGGTAAAATGGGTTGTCCTATATGCGGGAAGCACACAGATAGTTTGTGGCTGAAGAATAGTAGGAAGTTTGTATTTATGGGCCACCGGAAAAGTTTGCCTCCCTTGCATAGTTTTAGAGGAAAGAAGGCTTGGTTTGATGGGAAAACGGAACATGGGACGAAGGGAAGGGTACTCACAGGCAGGAATGTCTCATATGTGTTGAGAAATTACAAGAATGTTTTTGGTAATAGAAAACAGTCTGGGAAAAAGAGGGCTACTCGAGTTGACATACCATCTGATAAGGAAGATGAACTAAGTGGATCTGATGAGGATGAAGATGTAGGAGATAAAGACGAAGAGGAATTGTCTAGATGGAAAAAACGTTCCATTTTTTTCTCATTGCCTTATTGGGAG GAGCTCCCTGTTCGGCATAATCTAGACGTTATGCATGTGGAGAGGAATGTGGCTGCAAGCTTGATTGCGACATTGTTACATTGTGGCAATTCAAAGGATGGTCTAAAGGCTAGAAAGGATCTTGAAAGTCTTGGTATCAGGAAAGATTTGCATCCAAAAGCTCAGGGTAAAAGGACATTACTTCCACCAGCTCCCTGGTCTTTATCAAAGTCAGAGAAACACATCTTCTGTAAGCGGCTATATGATTTTAAAGGTCCTGATGGCTACTGTGCTAATATATCTAGTTGTGTATCATTAGAGGAGTGTAAGGTGTTGGGACtcaaatctcatgattatcacGTCCTAATGCAACAACTACTGCCAGTAGCAATCAGGGGCTTACTACCTAAGGGTCCTAGGGTAGCCATTCTCCGCTTATGCGCTTTCTTCAACCTTCTATGCCAACGAGTAATCGATATGGAACAACTTCAGCAAATGGAATCTGAAATCGTGGAGACTCTCTGCATTTTTGAAAGATTTTGGCCACCAAGTTTCTTCGACATCATGGTTCACTTGTGTGTGCATCTAGGCAGAGAAGCTAGACTTGGTGGTCCGGTCCATTTCCGATGGATGTATCCATTTGAAAG GTATATGAAAGTCTTGAAAGACTATGTCAGAAACACAGCAAGACCAGAGGGGTGTATAGCTGAGTCTTATCTTGCGGATGAGTGCATGAAGTTCTGCTCGGCTTTCTTGACTACTACAACAAATGTGCAAGAAAAAGAGGACAGAAACACTGAGTATGAGAGTAAGTCCATCCTCGAAGGTCGTCCTATATCAGCCGCCCGCTCATTCCAATTTTCAGAAGCAGAGTTGAAAATAGCTCATCTTGCTGTAATACAGAACACGGCCATGGTGGATCCATATGTTGA TGCTCATTTACAACATCTACAAGACTCGAATAGTAGATGTCAAAGGGATGCAACATATTTATGGCGTATGCACACTGAAAAATTTGCAGCGTGGCTAAAGCAACAG ATATCTATTGATTCACCTGATGAGGAAGACACTCTGAAGTGGCTGGCTTATGGTCCTCGTAGTATAGCCAGATCTTACACAGGCTACATTGTGAATGGGCTACGATTTCACACAAATGTGGTGCATAGGCTAAGTCAGAATAGTGGTGTTTACTATGAAGCAACAGCAATGTGTAGATCTAGTGCAAAGGACACAGCTCAGGTGGTCGACGTTGTATCCTACTATGGGAGAGTAGTTGATATTATATTACTAGACTACAATGGCTTCTACGTCCCAATATTCAGGTGTGAGTGGGCAGTTAAAGGTAACGGTGTGAAGGTAGAGGATGGCTTTACGCTGGTTAATTTTAATCACAGCCACATATCCTTTGCAAAGGATCCATTCATTTTAGCATCTCAAGCGAGACAAATATTTTACTCAAGGGACACTGATGAATCGAGTTGGTATGTAGTTATGAAGGGTCCATGTAGAAGATACAGTGATGAGAAACCTGAAGATGGACATGCAGATGTAGGACCATTGCCTTCGGATATAGATATGTGTCTGGAAGACATATCAGATGAGGCTGAGAATGTCAGAGATGATTGTGAAGGAATATACGTTTGA
- the LOC125580930 gene encoding uncharacterized protein LOC125580930: MAKGKRGSKKRKMIVHDDEPEFIRTIYTKETQDEKQIEGSQPEDTQPEVQPWDTQQEIPPLDTQPNMQPWDTQQEIPPLETQQESQPQDTQEKESEGAKAHVDGAKSTDEGTDTVQPNNKKRRGPTKMKDIARDPNARIKVDFTAFGEPCGEGSVKLSSYLGPLVREHVPVVIDDWRKIGDDRKTVLWKSVQLRFELDGEYEKAAVMKQMGCIWRASKSRLVNQILNAENHTERLKLRPDNIQLAEWKKFVKEKTSKEFRAVRESYKERRRKQIPHTCSRKGMVRLAEDLKKDGTEVTRLNVWVKSRTKKDGTAVNTDAADKIEKATEFIRSDHQGSSSSNPKEDTLTQILGPDNPGRLRAMGRGMSVSKLAFFEVKNKYVTEMQQTQNKLKQQVEELQEALAKMNSRRPESEEGENSAPRSVTNNWTPQPKCILYDWCDKECKVAEGRFLSSDEMEFVNNVPLGPNSVKVVVETAIEVDAFLWRPAPKIYTIGQAVGETVAWPQDSLLVLDEEIDPDHILGKSPETVEKNNCKLLHWLTQDEETVAEGRWESRDPKALVDGLPLGPNAVKVYVDAVTLPQTFLWRPTEKHSTLGDCLKSYVAWPLSRVSFDSLNSESPATESPITQSQVHTPPAPANILKPVAQTPSSSRKIVKEGQKCKLLDITGQKVVVAEGRWSSNNPEQLVHFVPLGKNAVRVWVDVVKVDDAMVWRPTSAIECMEDAIGTTIAWPEDKVVIV; the protein is encoded by the exons ATGGCTAAAGGAAAAAGGGGATCAAAGAAAAGGAAGATGATTGTGCACGATGATGAGCCTGAATTTATCCGCACCATATATACTAAAGAAACGCAAGATGAGAAGCAGATAGAGGGATCACAGCCTGAAGACACACAGCCGGAAGTGCAGCCTTGGGACACACAGCAGGAGATTCCGCCTCTGGACACACAGCCGAATATGCAGCCTTGGGACACACAGCAAGAGATTCCGCCTCTGGAAACACAGCAGGAATCGCAGCCTCAAGACACACAAGAGAAAGAATCCGAAGGTGCAAAGGCTCATGTCGATGGTGCTAAGTCTACTGATGAGGGTACTGATACTGTTCAGCCGAACAATAAAAAACGACGAGGACCAACGAAGATGAAAGATATTGCGAGAGATCCTAATGCACGGATCAAGGTGGATTTCACAGCATTTGGAGAACCCTGTGGAGAAGGATCAGTTAAGCTCTCTTCGTACTTAGGTCCCTTGGTGAGGGAACATGTTCCTGTGGTGATAGATGATTGGAGAAAAATAGGCGACGACCGGAAAACTGTTCTATGGAAATCTGTTCAG TTACGTTTTGAACTGGATGGAGAGTACGAGAAAGCGGCAGTTATGAAACAGATGGGATGCATATGGAGGGCCTCTAAATCACGCTTGGTTAATCAGATTCTGAATGCTGAAAATCACACAGAGCGTTTGAAGTTGAGGCCAGATAATATTCAACTTGCAGAGTGgaagaagtttgtgaaagagaAGACTAGTAAAGAGTTCAGG GCTGTTAGGGAGTCGTACAAGGAAAGAAGACGTAAGCAGATTCCTCACACATGTAGCCGTAAAGGAATGGTTAGATTGGCAGAAGATTTA AAAAAGGATGGCACTGAAGTGACGAGACTGAATGTGTGGGTGAAGTCACGAACTAAAAAGGATGGCACTGCAGTAAACACAGATGCTGCTGACAAAATA GAAAAGGCTACTGAGTTTATTCGGTCTGACCATCaaggatcatcatcatcaaacccAAAAGAAGATACTCTTACTCAGATCTTGGGACCTGACAATCCTGGACGATTGAGGGCTATGGGTAGAGGAATGAGTGTGAGCAAACTGGCTTTTTTCGAAGTGAAGAACAAGTATGTGACTGAAATGCAACAGACACAAAATAAGTTGAAGCAGCAGGTCGAAGAATTGCAAGAGGCTCTTGCTAAAATGAATAGTCGA AGGCCAGAATCGGAAGAGGGTGAGAATTCAGCACCAAGA AGTGTGACGAATAATTGGACACCACAGCCTAAGTGTATCCTATATGATTGGTGTGACAAGGAATGCAAAGTAGCCGAGGGTCGTTTTCTGTCATCGGATGAAATGGAGTTTGTTAACAATGTGCCATTGGGCCCTAATTCAGTTAAGGTGGTAGTTGAGACGGCTATTGAAGTAGATGCATTTCTTTGGAGACCGGCGCCAAAAATTTACACTATTGGTCAGGCTGTAGGAGAAACAGTTGCGTGGCCTCAAGAttctcttcttgttcttgaCGAGGAGATCGATCCAGATCACATTCTTGGTAAA AGCCCTGAGACAGTAGAGAAGAACAACTGCAAACTTCTACATTGGTTAACACAGGATGAAGAAACAGTTGCTGAAGGTCGTTGGGAGAGTCGTGATCCCAAAGCCTTGGTGGATGGCCTTCCTCTTGGACCAAATGCTGTGAAAGTATATGTAGATGCGGTGACGTTACCTCAGACTTTTCTTTGGAGGCCAACAGAAAAACACTCAACCCTCGGTGATTGTTTGAAGTCGTATGTAGCATGGCCTCTCAGCAGAGTTTCATTCGACAGTTTAAACTCTGAGTCACCAGCTACAGAATCTCCTATTACGCAGTCACAAGTACACACTCCACCGGCTCCtgctaatattttaaaaccagTGGCACAAACTCCTTCAAGCTCTCGGAAG ATTGTGAAAGAAGGTCAGAAGTGCAAACTGCTCGACATTACCGGTCAGAAAGTTGTTGTTGCAGAAGGACGCTGGTCTTCAAACAACCCAGAACAGTTAGTGCATTTTGTTCCTTTGGGAAAAAATGCAGTTCGTGTGTGGGTTGATGTAGTCAAGGTGGATGATGCCATGGTTTGGAGGCCTACATCTGCAATCGAGTGTATGGAGGATGCTATTGGTACCACTATAGCATGGCCTGAAGACAAGGTTGTCATCGTGTGA
- the LOC106377391 gene encoding PX domain-containing protein EREX, with the protein MNLYADDLSLLDYNYNVSGPFGEPFSHRFLSPGPYFRGEDDDYRRNISYSLGGGEADKDSRVLSAEHRHDGKSPLPLGMDWSAPPRQWEGRNTVWPHDPRTGWSYCVTVPSWVDLPKSTVSDPAVFYRVQVAIQSPEGITSTRLILRRFNDFLDLYSSIKKEFVKKRLPQAPPKKRLRMKNQTLLEERRCSLEDWMNRLLTDIDISRNALIATFLELEAAVRSYFNDEYQENEDSSVDSRLLLPDTSSDVPGSSSVTADHVNDSSDETSDTSTMKHDEASLKNIVSRNSTSEDNVTDWHELITESGLLSRTDRAAETGTITGEASKSGEPNQDYMESHDDVQGNSYGADTETGKDVAIVFQSEERSKLKRVVDTLEQRLETAKADTEDLISRLNQELAVRQFLSTKVKDLEVELETTRESCKQGMEQTVLKEKERFTQIQWDMEELRKQCMEMESLLNSMKDEKEHIETTNESLVQENEMLLQQMDELRDKFENLRKEHEELEVKSKAELKVLVKEVKTLRTTQSELRVELSRTMKEKLEMERVVQREKDRGETAKAANEKLMHECDVLQNRLQECNVKFQIEDESKSIMESSSPSEAIDLLATSDNRIGLLIAETQLLSEEHGGPDDVVRKILTEVLIDNARLRKQVNSVLRCSLSGHGVSVREARSEQEEEEDQEGSVDLASTVLSKILEK; encoded by the exons ATGAATCTGTACGCGGACGATCTCTCTCTACTCGATTACAACTACAACGTCTCCGGTCCCTTCGGCGAGCCGTTCTCTCACCGTTTCCTCTCTCCTGGTCCTTACTTCCGCGGCGAGGACGACGATTACCGCCGCAATATCAGCTACAGTCTCGGCGGAGGAGAAGCGGATAAAGATTCGAGGGTATTATCTGCGGAGCATCGCCATGACGGGAAGTCGCCGTTGCCTTTGGGCATGGATTGGAGCGCTCCTCCTCGTCAATGG GAAGGACGGAACACTGTTTGGCCACATGATCCTCGAACTGGTTGGAGCTACTGCGTCACTGTCCCTTCTTGGGTTGACCTTCCCAAATCAACTGTTTCTGATCCTGCTGTG TTTTATAGAGTGCAAGTGGCGATACAATCTCCCGAGGGAATCACCTCCACTAGGCTCATACTTCGAAGATTCAATGATTTCTTGGATTTATATTCCTCA ATTAAAAAGGAGTTTGTGAAGAAAAGGTTACCCCAGGCACCACCAAAGAAGAGACTGAGGATGAAAAACCAGACACTTTTGGAAGAA AGGAGGTGCTCTCTGGAAGATTGGATGAATAGGCTTTTGACAGATATCGATATATCCAGAAACGCTCTGATAGCAACATTCCTTGAGCTAGAAGCTGCTGTCAGGTCTT ATTTCAATGATGAATATCAAGAAAATGAAGATAGCTCTGTAGACAGTCGGCTGCTTCTACCTGACACCAGTTCTGATGTTCCTGGTAGTTCATCAGTTACCGCGGATCATGTCAACGACTCTTCTGATGAGACATCTGATACCTCAACAATGAAGCATGACGAAGCTAGTCTCAAAAACATTGTCTCAAGGAATTCAACTTCTGAAGATAATGTGACTGATTGGCATGAACTAATCACAGAATCTGGACTTCTTTCCAGAACTGATAGAGCTGCAGAAACTGGTACCATAACCGGAGAGGCGTCAAAATCCGGGGAACCTAACCAAGACTACATGGAGAGTCATGATGACGTTCAAGGAAACAGTTATGGTGCTGATACTGAAACAGGGAAGGATGTGGCGATTGTATTTCAATCCGAGGAGAGAAGTAAGTTAAAGAGGGTTGTTGATACGTTAGAGCAGAGACTGGAAACAGCAAAAGCTGACACGGAAGATCTTATCTCACGGCTTAATCAGGAGTTAGCTGTTCGACAATTTTTGTCAACAAAG GTGAAAGATTTAGAGGTTGAACTTGAAACAACCCGAGAGAGCTGCAAGCAAGGCATGGAGCAAACAGTTCTGAAGGAAAAGGAAAGATTTACTCAAATTCAGTGGGACATGGAGGAGCTTCGCAAGCAATGCATGGAGATGGAATCATTGTTAAACTCTATGAAG GACGAGAAAGAACATATTGAGACTACAAATGAGTCACTTGTTCAAGAAAACGAAATGTTGCTGCAGCAGATGGATGAGCTAAGAGACAAGTTTGAGAATTTGCGTAAAGAGCATGAAGAGCTGGAGGTGAAATCGAAAGCAGAGCTGAAGGTCCTTGTCAAAGAGGTCAAGACTCTCCGAACCACTCAATCAGAATTGAGAGTAGAGCTTAGCCGCACGATGAAAGAAAAGCTTGAGATGGAG AGAGTTGTTCAACGTGAGAAGGATAGAGGAGAGACTGCGAAAGCCGCAAACGAGAAGTTGATGCATGAGTGTGATGTTCTACAGAACCGTCTTCAAGAATGCAATGTCAAGTTCCAAATCGAAGATGAGAGTAAGTCAATAATGGAATCATCGTCTCCATCGGAAGCGATTGATCTACTAGCAACATCTGATAACCGAATAGGTCTTCTAATTGCTGAG ACACAGCTTCTTTCAGAAGAACATGGAGGACCAGATGATGTAGTAAGAAAGATTCTAACAGAGGTGCTGATTGATAATGCGAGGTTAAGGAAGCAGGTTAACTCTGTTCTTCGTTGCTCTTTGTCCGGACATGGAGTATCAGTCAGAGAAGCCAGatcagaacaagaagaagaagaagatcaagaagGGAGTGTTGATCTGGCAAGTACTGTTCTAAGCAAGATCCTTGAGAAATGA
- the LOC106377394 gene encoding PTI1-like tyrosine-protein kinase At3g15890 yields MPNLSLVSNLHGQQYSGECSLDSTARIKIAIRTAQALAYLHNHVVHGDVRASNVLLDSEFEPRVMDFGYGKLMPDDDEATKARSNNGYLSPECVASGKESEAGDVYSFGILLLELVTGKRPIERLNATTKRGITEWVLPLVYERKFGEIVDQKLEEEKVEEKLKKLVLVGVMCVQTEAEKRPTMSQVVEMLMNESKEKMSELEANPLFKNPCREESSDVISEEQQ; encoded by the exons ATGCCGAACTTGAGCCTTGTCTCAAATCTTCATGGCCAGCAGTACTCAGGAGAGTGCTCTCTAGATTCCACCGCTCGGATAAAGATTGCCATAAGAACTGCGCAGGCCCTTGC ATACCTACACAATCATGTAGTCCATGGAGATGTCAGAGCGAGTAATGTGTTGCTAGACTCTGAGTTTGAGCCTCGTGTTATGGATTTTGGATATGGTAAACTGATGCCAGATGATGACGAAGCTACTAAAGCTAGAAGTAATAACGGTTATCTCTCACCAGAATGTGTTGCGTCAGGTAAAGAATCAGAAGCAGGTGATGTGTACAGTTTTGGTATCTTATTACTGGAGCTAGTTACTGGCAAGAGACCAATAGAGAGGCTAAACGCGACAACAAAGCGTGGGATAACCGAGTGGGTGTTACCGCTTGTGTACGAGAGAAAGTTTGGTGAAATAGTGGATCAGAAGCTGGAAGAGGAGAAAGTGGAAGAGAAGCTAAAGAAGCTTGTCTTGGTGGGAGTCATGTGTGTTCAGACAGAGGCGGAGAAGAGACCGACAATGTCTCAAGTGGTGGAGATGCTGATGAATGAATCAAAGGAGAAAATGTCTGAACTTGAAGCCAATCCTCTCTTCAAGAATCCATGTAGAGAGGAAAGCTCAGATGTGATCTCAGAAGAACAACAATAG